In Acropora muricata isolate sample 2 chromosome 13, ASM3666990v1, whole genome shotgun sequence, the DNA window GTGCCCAAGATGTTAGAGCCTTGGACCTAACTACCGATCACCTCCCGATTGAAAGAGCCCTCAGAGAGCAGTGGGCAGTGGAATCAGATACGCTCGGATTCCGAATTATTCTCGAGGACAAACCGTTCACACGAAGAGGCATCTTGTGCACCATATGTTCTGTGTACGATCCTTTGGGAATAGCAGCACCTTTCCTATTGGTTGGGAAGAAGATTTTACAAGATCTCTGTCGCATGAAGCGCGGATGGGATGAAGAAATTGATGAAGAATTCCGCGAACGCTGGGAAAACTGGAGGAGCCAGTTATCGACTTTGGAACGTTTCTCTATGGACCGTTGCATCAAGCTTGTCGACTTCGGTACAGTCGTCTCAAGACAACTACACAGCTTCTCCGATGCCTGCTTATCCGGCTATGGACAAGTAACGTATCTAAGAATAGAAAATGGCAAAGGCGATCTTCACTGCTCGTTTCTTAAGGGTAAGGCTCGATTAGCCCCAGTGAAACCTACGACCATACCGCGCCTTGAACTCACAGCGGCGACATTCAGTTCAAGTGGGAAAAATGATCAGGAGAGAACTTGATGTGCCGATCGATAGTGAGACCTTTTGGACAGATAGTACAACTGTACTGAAGTATCTTCGAAATGAGACAAGACGCTTCCAGGTATTTGTAGCTAACCAAGTACAAGCGATAAGAGACGAGACCGTTCCTATTCAGTGGCGATTCGTGAACAGCAAGTGTAATCCAGCCGACGATGCGTCATATGGTTTGAAAGGCTGTGAACTATCTACTCAACAACGATGGATTAAGGGTCCGGACTTTCTACGATTACCTGAAAGTGAGTGGCCTGCGCTGCCACCTAACTTGTAAGAAATTCCCGTTGACGACCCGGAGGTCAAGAAGGTCCATGTGCACAGAATCATCGTCAGCGAAAGATCTGATGTTTTGACcagattttcacagttctctaATTGGTACAAGATGAAAAAAATGTGTTGCAAGAATATTCCGCCTTAATTCGAAATCAACTGAAAGGCAACTGGCTTCGAAAACTAGCGCTAAAGGTGCAAGAAATGAATCAAGGGTGAATCTCGAACCTCTGCGAGTAGAAGAGTCTAACTCTTCTACTCGCAGAGGTTCGAGATTCACCCATGATTCATTTCTTGCACATTTAGCGCTAGTTTTCGAAGCCAGTTCCCTTTCAGTTGATTTCGAATTAAGGCGAACCTCTGCGAGTAGAAGAGTTACAGTGAGCTGAGGGAGCCATTCTCCAGTTGGTGCAGAGCTGCGCGTTTCCCTGTGAAGTTGAGGCCCTGCAGAAGATTCAAATGCAAGATTGCCAAAGTGCCCTGTATCGTCTAGATCCTATTTTGGATGAAAATAGTCTTATACGCGTAGGTGGCAGACTTGCTAAGTCACCCGAGTTTCCTGAAGATTTCAAGCACCCAGTAATTCTACCAAAGAAAAGCTTCGTCGTAGATCTCATTATTCGTGATGCCCACGAGAAGGTTGCCCACGCAGGACGAGGGATCACATTAAGCACTCTCAGAAATCAATATTGGATTGTAAACGCAAATTCGGTCGTGAGGCATCTCATTTCCCAATGCGTAGTGTCCTGCCGCCTTCGAAATCCCGTAGGTGAACAGAAGATGGCTGATTTGCCCAAGGAAAGACTAACACCAGCCCCGCCTTTCACCTATTGCGGAGTATATTACTTTGATCCGTTCCGTATCAAAGAAGGACGCAAAGAATTAAAGCGTTACAGAGTACTGTTCACATGTCTGTCTAGCAG includes these proteins:
- the LOC136895453 gene encoding uncharacterized protein, whose translation is MQDCQSALYRLDPILDENSLIRVGGRLAKSPEFPEDFKHPVILPKKSFVVDLIIRDAHEKVAHAGRGITLSTLRNQYWIVNANSVVRHLISQCVVSCRLRNPVGEQKMADLPKERLTPAPPFTYCGVYYFDPFRIKEGRKELKRYRVLFTCLSSRAVHIEAANSLERNSFLNALRHFIARRGPVREVRSDRGTNIVGAEKELKKALDEMDHSIIQESLCREYKADWVIQWKQKPSAASHMGVIWERQIHSVRSILSAML